In Tessaracoccus sp. MC1865, the DNA window CGGATCTCCTGGGCCGCCCCCGCGGTGAGCGTGATCAGCTCCGCTGCGGCCGGGATCAGCACATCGAGCGCCTCGTCGTGCGCCAACCGGTCGAGGTGGTGCGGGTTGCGCAGGTCGTGGACCGTGTAGACCAGCGGCTTGTCGTTGCGGTCGAGCGCCTCGAGGACGTCGGTCAGGTCCCGTGTGGAGAGGGCGTCGAAGCCGAAGTGGATGTGGAACACATCGAAGCTCTCAGCATTCTGGTCGATCCACTGGGGCGAGAGCAGGGCCGAGGGCCACGCCTTCCCGCCCGGATCTGGGAGCCGCACGACGTCGTGGCCGTTGCAGGGGTCAGCCAGATGCCTGACGTATACGTGCCCCTCAGGAACAGATGCGACTCTGATCAAATCGATCCCCCTTCGTCCACGCCGTGCCCCTATTGGAACGCTTGCCGTACCGGGCGCGCCACCCCCTTGGGGGTTAGTGCGGACGGGGGAGCTGGTCCTCGATGATCCGGGGCTGGCAGGCGTACAGACCGGCGATGGTCATCGGGACGGCCAACCCCAACTGCAGCATGATGGGAGGGGTCCAGGAGTCGAACAACGTGTAGAGGATGCCGAAGCTGAGCGGGCCGAGGGTGGCGATGGTGTAGCCCACTGACTGGGCGAAGCCGCTGAGCGCCGCCGTGGCCGCGGGGGAATGTGCCCGGGTGCCGAACAGCGCCAGGACGAGCGGGAACGACGCAGTGCCCAGGGCCATGGCGACGGACCAAAGGACGGGCGCGGCGAGCGGCGCGTTCAGCAGCCCGAGGTAGCCGGTGATGAGGAAGGCCATCAGGCACAGGAAGAGGGCGCTGGGGTTGCGCGTGCGGGCGACGTAGGCCGGGATGAGGAAGGCCGGGACGATTCCGACGCCGGTGGCGATGCCGAGCATGTAGCCCGCCGTCGTCTGGTCCATGCCCGCCGTGCGGAAGATGGTGGGCAGCCAGCCGAACACCGAGTAGGCCTGCGCCGATTGGACGCCGAACATGATGGCGAGCGCCCAGCCCAGCCTGGTACGCGAAATGGCCGCGAGCGTGATGTCGGGCTCGCCGCCCTTCTTCGGCCGCCCGGCGGCGATCGCGAGCGGCAGCCAGCACAGCAGGGAGGCGAAGGCGATGACCACACCGGCCGCGAGGGAGGCGCGCCAGCCCCCGAAGGCATGGGCCATGGGGACGGTGGCGGTGCTGGCCAGCGTCACGCCGATGGTCAGGGTGAGGGAGTACAGGGCCGTGGCCGTCCCCACCTGGTGGGGGTAGTGTCGGCGCACCAGCGAGGGCAGCAACACGTTCGCCTGCGCCATGCCCGCCAGCGCCAAGGTGGAGAACGCCAGGAATGCGGCTGAGTCATCGACCAGCAGCCGGCCCGCCTGCCCCAAGATCAGGGCGATGAGCGCGACCAGGATCGAGCGGTGCGCCCCGATGCGGCGGGCGATCCAGGGGGCCATGGCGCCGAAGATCGCGAAGCAGAGGGTGGGAAGCGACGTGAGCAGACCGGCGGTGAAGCCGTCGAGGCCGATGTCGCGGCTGATCTCGGTCAGGACCGGTCCGACCGAGACCGCGACGGGGCGCAGATTGAACGCCAGGGCCAGCAGCGCGATCAGCGGCCACCAGCGGCGGAGCGCGCTCAAACGAGCTGCCGTTGGGCCAACGCCATGGCCATCTGCGGTGCGAGGGGGAGGCGGGGGATCAGCGTCGCCTGGAGGGCGTGGTAGATGTCCGGTTTGCCGGGCCACACCGACGTGGCGACGCGGAGCCCGCCGTCGAGCTGATGGTGCCACGAGCCGTGCTCGGGGTCGAGGAAGTGTTCCGCCACATGGTCCCACCAGCGTGAGTAGTCCGCGGCGTAGCGCTTGTCGCCGGTGCGGTGGAACAGGGCGGCCGCCGCACCGATGGCTTCGGCAGCGACCCAGTGCAGCCGGTCCGTCGTGACGGGGGTGCCGTCCCAGCCTGTGGTGTAGACGAAGCCCTCGGCCCCGTCGCGGCCCCAGCCGTCCGTGACCGCCCGGTTGTAGAGGTGCTGGGCGGCGTCGAGCCAGGTGCCGTCGGTGTTGTTCGTGGCCGCCTCGAGGTGGAGGAACAGGCGGGCCCATTCGAGCCCGTGGCCGATGGTGGCGCCGTAGGGCCGGAACCGGTCCTCGGGCTGCGCCTCGTTGTACTCCAGCTGCGGCTGCCAGGTGTCGTCGTAGTGCTCCGGCAGGCGCCAGTCGTGGACGGCGGCCTGGTGGCGGGCGAACGAGGCGATGCGCTCGGCCCGTTCCAGCCAACGCTGGTCCCAGGTGGCGTCGGCGGCGGCGAGCATGGCCTCCACGGTGTGCATGTTCGCGTTGATCCCGCGGTAGGGATCCACCGATGACCAGTCCGGCTCGGCGGCATCTGCCACCATGCCGTGCGCCTCGTCCCAGAAGCGTTCGTCGAGGACGGCCAGGGCGTTGTCGAGCAGTTCGCGACCCCCGGGCAGTCCGGCGACGGTGGCGGAGGAGCCGGCCAGCACCACGAACGCGTGGTCGTAGGCCTGCTTGCCGCCGTCCCTGGCGGAGGTGTGGAACCATCCGCCGTGCCGCTCATCATGGAGGGCGCCGGTGAGCCCGCTCATCGCGCGGATGGCGAGGGGCCGCGAACCGGGGACCCCCATCAGGTGGCCGAGCGAGTACACGTGCACCATGCGGCAGGTCACCCAGGTCTCGATGGGTCTGGTCGGGTCCGGGACGCCCCGGGCGTCCAGGTAGGCCGCGCCCTGTCCGGCGACCGGCGCGGCGGACCCGAACGCCAGGAGCCGCTCGGTTTCCTGCTGCAGCCAGGCACGATGAGTGGGGGCGGTCAGCCAGTCAGTCATGGCGCATACACTACGCCCCATGAGTACTCGCCAACCGCCTGTACAGCAGCCGCCACCGGAGCAGAAACTGCGCCTGCGTTACGCCAAGCGCGGCCCCGCGCGTTTCACGTCCCACCGCGACTTCGGGCGCGCCCTGGAGCGGGCCATCCGCAGGGCGGACCTCCCCATGGCGTACTCATCCGGTTTCAACCCGCACCCGCGCATCTCCTACGCCAGCCCGTCGCCCACCTCCGCGTCGTCGGAGGCGGAGTACGTGGAACTCGGGCTCAGCGAGGCCTGTGATCCGGCGAAGGTGGTCGGGGCGCTCAACGAGGTACTGCCCCAAGGCTTCGAGATGCTCGATGCCGCGGTGGCGGTCAAGGAGTCGCTGGGGGACCTCCTGCAAGCCTCGGACTGGGAGATCCGGCTCAACTGCGACCCAAGTGCGCTGAGCGCCGCCGTGGCGGAGCTGCTCAGCCGCGAGCACCTCACCGTCGAGCGCATGACCAAACGCGGCATGCGCGCGTTCGACGTGCGGGAGGCCATCATCTCGCTCGAGGTCGTCGACGATGGAGTGTTGCGCCTGCGCTCCCACATCGGCACTCCGCTGGTGCGGCCCGACGACGTGGTGGCCGCGCTGCGCACCATCGACGAGACGATCCCCAGCGAGATGTTGCTCAATCGGCTCAGCCAGGGGCCACTCAAAGAAGGCGACATCGGGGACCCCCTGCGTCCGCACAACTGACGACACGTACAACCGGTGCGACGGTTTCTCGTGATGTGTGGAAGAATGAGCGAAGGTCATGGCGCCGCCCGGTGCCACCCTGAGGCAGTGAGACTGCACCGCGGCACAATTCTTCCGCGACTGCTCGCTGGCTTCAGAGGATCACAGTCTTACGGCACAGTCCGCTGTGCCCGGTCCGCGCCCAGTGCGCGTAAGGAGCCGCATGCTCACATCAGAGAACAATGATCAAGTGACGCCGGACAGCGCCACCCCCGCCCCGACGCAGCGCCGCCGTCGCGCCGCCTCCCGCCCCGCTGGTGCCCCCAAAGTCGCCGCGGAAGCGCAGGTCGAGGCCCCGGCCGCCGCCCCCCAGAGCACCCCCGCCCAGAGCACCACCCGCCGGGCCACTCCTGATGCCACCCCCGCCCCGGCCGCTTCCGAGCCGGCCGCTGACGCGGCCGTCCCCGAGACAACGAGCGAAGCCCCCGCCGAGGATCTGGCGCCCAAGCGTCGCCGGGCCTCGACGAAGCCCGCCACCCGCACCACCACCACGCGTCGTCGCAAGGTCGACGTGGAGCCGAAGGCCGAGGGCAGTGAGCCTGCGGAATCGCCCCAGGCCGAGGCCGCCCAGCCCGAGGTGGCCCAGCCCGAGGCGCAGGCCGCCGCGCCCGTCGCCGAGAAGCGCCCCACCCGTCGCCGCGCCACCCGCAGCACCGCGGCCGCAGCCCCCTCAGAGGTCCAAGGCTCGCCCGCAGAGACCACCACCGAAGCCGTCGAGTCCGCACCCGAACCCCAGCCCGTGCAGGCCGAGGCACCGGCACCCGTCGAGGCGCCGGCCGAGTCCGCCCAGCCCGCCCGTCGTCGGCGCGCCACCCGCAAGGCGGCAGCCCCCGAAGCTGCGCCCGCCCCGGAGGCTGCCGGCACGCCCGAGGCTGCCGCCGAACCCGAACCGCAGCGCGAGCCCGCTGCCCTGGGCCGTGGACGCCAGTCACGCGCCCTCGGTCGCCGTGCTGAGGCGCGGGCCATCGAGAGCACCCCGGCCCCTGAGGTCGCCGAGGAGGCTGAGGCACCCAAGGAAGAGGCTGCTCCGCGTGAGGAGATCCTCCGCGAGGAGACCCCCAGCGAAGAGACCGCCCGCGAAGAGACCGCGCCCAGGGGGCGCCGTCGTCGCGTGAGCCGCCCGGCCGCAGCGCCTGAGCGTCGCGGCACCGCCGCAGATCCCGACGAAGACCCCATCGCCGCCGCGCTCCGTGCGGCCGAGGAGATCGCAGAGGCCCGCAAGGCTGTGCTGAGCGACCCCTTCATGACCGCCGCCGCCCGCGACGCGCAGCTCGCCGCCCTGGCCGGCGCGATCGCGGCAGATTCGGCGCTGGCCGAAACCGCCGACGACGAGGCTGAGGACGAGGACGACGGGGAAACCGTCGACACCGACATTGACACCGACGCGGACGAGTCCGATTCCGAGACCCAGGACGACGAAACCTCGGACGACGATTCCGACGACGATTCCGACGAGGAATCCGATGAAGACTCGGCGGACGACGACCGTCCCACGCGTCGCCGCCGTCGCAGGGGGGGCCGTCGCCGCCGTCGTGGTGGCCGCGCTGATTCCGAGGGCGACGACGACTCGTCCGAGGAGTCGGACGACGATGACAACGACTCTGCTGATTCGGACGAGCACGCCGACAGCCCGGAGTCTGCCGACGATGCCGATGGCGAAGGCGTCACAGTACGCCGTCGTCGCCGTCGCCGCCGTCGCAACGGAGAATCCTCCGGTGAGGGCGGCCACGACGACGAGGTGACCGGCATCGAGGGCTCGACCCGCATGGAGGCCAAGCGGCAGCGCCGCAAGGAGTCCCGCGCCGCAGGCCGTCGCCGCGCCCCCATCCTCAGCGAGGCCGAGTTCCTGGCCCGCCGCGAACAGGTGGACCGCAAGCTCGTGATCCGCCAGTCGGAGGACTACACGCAGCTGGCCGTCATCGAGGACGGCATCCTCGTGGAGCACTACGTGGACAAGGCCTCGGCCGCGTCGCTCATCGGCAACGTCTACGTCGGCAAGGTCCAGAACGTCCTGCCCAGCATGGAGGCCGCGTTCATTGA includes these proteins:
- a CDS encoding MFS transporter, with the translated sequence MSALRRWWPLIALLALAFNLRPVAVSVGPVLTEISRDIGLDGFTAGLLTSLPTLCFAIFGAMAPWIARRIGAHRSILVALIALILGQAGRLLVDDSAAFLAFSTLALAGMAQANVLLPSLVRRHYPHQVGTATALYSLTLTIGVTLASTATVPMAHAFGGWRASLAAGVVIAFASLLCWLPLAIAAGRPKKGGEPDITLAAISRTRLGWALAIMFGVQSAQAYSVFGWLPTIFRTAGMDQTTAGYMLGIATGVGIVPAFLIPAYVARTRNPSALFLCLMAFLITGYLGLLNAPLAAPVLWSVAMALGTASFPLVLALFGTRAHSPAATAALSGFAQSVGYTIATLGPLSFGILYTLFDSWTPPIMLQLGLAVPMTIAGLYACQPRIIEDQLPRPH
- a CDS encoding AGE family epimerase/isomerase, with the translated sequence MTDWLTAPTHRAWLQQETERLLAFGSAAPVAGQGAAYLDARGVPDPTRPIETWVTCRMVHVYSLGHLMGVPGSRPLAIRAMSGLTGALHDERHGGWFHTSARDGGKQAYDHAFVVLAGSSATVAGLPGGRELLDNALAVLDERFWDEAHGMVADAAEPDWSSVDPYRGINANMHTVEAMLAAADATWDQRWLERAERIASFARHQAAVHDWRLPEHYDDTWQPQLEYNEAQPEDRFRPYGATIGHGLEWARLFLHLEAATNNTDGTWLDAAQHLYNRAVTDGWGRDGAEGFVYTTGWDGTPVTTDRLHWVAAEAIGAAAALFHRTGDKRYAADYSRWWDHVAEHFLDPEHGSWHHQLDGGLRVATSVWPGKPDIYHALQATLIPRLPLAPQMAMALAQRQLV
- a CDS encoding TIGR03936 family radical SAM-associated protein → MSTRQPPVQQPPPEQKLRLRYAKRGPARFTSHRDFGRALERAIRRADLPMAYSSGFNPHPRISYASPSPTSASSEAEYVELGLSEACDPAKVVGALNEVLPQGFEMLDAAVAVKESLGDLLQASDWEIRLNCDPSALSAAVAELLSREHLTVERMTKRGMRAFDVREAIISLEVVDDGVLRLRSHIGTPLVRPDDVVAALRTIDETIPSEMLLNRLSQGPLKEGDIGDPLRPHN
- a CDS encoding Rne/Rng family ribonuclease, which translates into the protein MLTSENNDQVTPDSATPAPTQRRRRAASRPAGAPKVAAEAQVEAPAAAPQSTPAQSTTRRATPDATPAPAASEPAADAAVPETTSEAPAEDLAPKRRRASTKPATRTTTTRRRKVDVEPKAEGSEPAESPQAEAAQPEVAQPEAQAAAPVAEKRPTRRRATRSTAAAAPSEVQGSPAETTTEAVESAPEPQPVQAEAPAPVEAPAESAQPARRRRATRKAAAPEAAPAPEAAGTPEAAAEPEPQREPAALGRGRQSRALGRRAEARAIESTPAPEVAEEAEAPKEEAAPREEILREETPSEETAREETAPRGRRRRVSRPAAAPERRGTAADPDEDPIAAALRAAEEIAEARKAVLSDPFMTAAARDAQLAALAGAIAADSALAETADDEAEDEDDGETVDTDIDTDADESDSETQDDETSDDDSDDDSDEESDEDSADDDRPTRRRRRRGGRRRRRGGRADSEGDDDSSEESDDDDNDSADSDEHADSPESADDADGEGVTVRRRRRRRRRNGESSGEGGHDDEVTGIEGSTRMEAKRQRRKESRAAGRRRAPILSEAEFLARREQVDRKLVIRQSEDYTQLAVIEDGILVEHYVDKASAASLIGNVYVGKVQNVLPSMEAAFIDIGRGRNAVLYAGEVDWDAFQVSGENRKVENVLKSGQSVLVQVTKDPVGAKGARLTGHISLPGRYIVYSPGGHLSGISRKLPDTERNRLRGILSSLISDNESVIVRTAAEGIPEDELVRDVNRLKAQWEVIEKASKKGSAPQALYSEPDLTLRIVRDLFTEDFGQLIVQGDGGPEDSYDAIAAYVSHVAPHLAERLERFEVGDDGKDIFAKFKIDEQIAKALDRKVFLPSGGSLVIDRTEAMTVIDVNTGRFTGAGGNLEATVTSNNLEAAEEIVRQLRLRDLGGMIVIDFIDMVLPSNRDLLLRRLVECLSRDRTRHQVSEVTSLGLVQLTRKRIGTGLQEAFTEPCEHCDGAGYHRFEEPVDSQAPSDGGERKGGNRRRGGRGR